A section of the Lineus longissimus chromosome 1, tnLinLong1.2, whole genome shotgun sequence genome encodes:
- the LOC135489382 gene encoding advillin-like: MIYHYIDRPTRWQGMMAFDAAFDGAGQKPGLEIWRIEKLKVVRQDPKTYGQFFSGDSYICLMTKKPPKKDGFEWDIHFWLGKETSQDEAGIAAYKTVELDESLGGAPVQHREVQEHESPEFVAYFKKGISYMEGGIDSGFKKVDRNKYDKRLLQLKGRRTVRTRQVELSFHSLNVGDVFILDCGLELFTWFGPESSRVERMKGLEVARQIRDDQRGGKAEITIIEPEFATTHVRFYEALGTDVKTEEVTIRPASDGGDDVDFEKEIQAETKLHRVCDSSGQTEIHTIDKMVYTQKDLDTEDCFILEAGKSGIFVWVGKGCTDNEKKSAWKLALDFLDSKGYPKWTQCTRVVEDGETPLFKQCFKNWRDKDAQEGFGKVHNVGSIAKVEQEKFDVNTLHTRKEKDAVFMPDDGHGLVQVWRIEDFQLSEIPDDMYGIFFGGDSYVILYSYFKKGKKNPVIYYWQGTMSSKDEKAAAAMLAQDMFMKEFDGMAEMFIAPQNKEPEHFLKIFKGKMIVYKGGTASGFKNRNEIEEEDKDENMLFQVRGTNAFNTRAVQVPCHALSLNSNDVFILKSGKKQKTLIWIGAGANAEEKEMSVTVARGICNGQQVIKLEEGVEVHEFWEALGGKAEYATGTRLKDSNNDTLARLFQCSNASGKIMIEEILDFAQEDLNQNDVMILDAFDQIFVWVGSGARDFEKKEALEAAIEYLGSEPTGRTEANTELLHVKQGHEPLDFTVNFHAWDSKKFAAMEQTIDNGQSVPGAAPTNAESTVYPVTTVREELAKYNAKHPYERLSDPDQPLPEGVDELRKEHFLTDEEFEVVFGMTKDEFDELKPWKQTMLKKQKLLF, from the exons AAACTGAAGGTTGTGCGGCAGGACCCAAAGACGTATGGACAATTCTTCTCAGGAGATTCTTACATATGTCTTATG ACGAAGAAACCGCCAAAAAAGGATGGCTTTGAATGGGACATCCACTTCTGGCTGGGCAAGGAAACATCGCAG GATGAAGCTGGCATAGCGGCCTACAAAACCGTGGAACTTGATGAAAGTCTTGGCGGAGCACCAGTGCAGCACAGAGAA GTACAAGAGCATGAATCGCCTGAATTCGTGGCCTACTTCAAAAAGGGAATCAG CTATATGGAAGGGGGCATCGATTCGGGCTTCAAGAAGGTTGACCGCAATAAATACGACAAACGATTACTCCAGCTCAAAGGGAGGAGGACAGTCAGAACCCGGCAG GTTGAGCTGTCCTTCCACTCTCTCAATGTTGGTGATGTGTTCATCCTTGACTGTGGTCTCGAGCTGTTTACCTGGTTCGGTCCCGAGAGCAGCAGGGTCGAAAGGATGAAG GGGCTGGAAGTAGCTCGGCAAATTCGTGACGATCAAAGAGGAGGAAAAGCTGAAATAACCATTATTG AACCCGAATTTGCGACCACGCATGTGCGATTCTATGAAGCCCTTGGCACAGACGTGAAAACAGAGGAGGTCACTATTCGACCTGCTTCTGATGGTGGCGATGATGTTGACTTTGAGAAGGAAATCCAGGCAGAAACAAAATTACATAG GGTTTGTGATTCGAGTGGTCAAACAGAGATTCACACAATTGATAAGATGGTATATACCCAAAAGGAtttggatacagag GATTGTTTCATCCTAGAGGCAGGAAAGAGCGGCATATTTGTCTGGGTAGGAAAGGGCTGCACTGATAATGAGAAGAAGAGTGCCTGGAAGCTAGCTCTT GACTTTCTCGACTCTAAAGGTTATCCAAAGTGGACCCAGTGCACAAGAGTAGTGGAGGATGGGGAGACGCCTCTTTTTAAACAATGCTTCAAGAACTGGAGAGATAAAGATGCACAAGAAGGGTTCGGCAAGGTTCACAATGTTGGTTCCATAGCAa AGGTTGAACAGGAGAAATTTGATGTTAATACACTTCATACGCGAAAGGAGAAAGATGCAGTCTTCATGCCCGACGATGGCCACGGACTGGTGCAG GTCTGGCGTATTGAAGACTTCCAATTATCCGAGATTCCAGACGATATGTACGGTATCTTCTTCGGAGGAGACAGTTACGTCATATTGTACTCATATTTCAAAAAGGGCAAGAAAAATCCAGTCATTTATTACTGGCAG GGGACGATGAGTTCGAAGGACGAGAAAGCAGCAGCAGCCATGTTAGCGCAAGACATGTTTATGAAAGAATTTGACGGCATGGCAGAAATG TTCATAGCACCTCAGAATAAAGAGCCTGAACACTTCCTGAAGATCTTCAAAGGTAAGATGATTGTCTACAAGGGAGGCACAGCGAGTGGGTTCAAAAACAGGAACGAGATCGAAGAAGAAGACAAGGATGAAAACATGCTCTTCCAAGTCCGAGGCACGAATGCATTCAATACTAGGGCAGTGCAG GTTCCCTGTCATGCTTTATCACTCAACTCGAATGACGTATTCATCTTGAAATCAGGAAAGAAGCAGAAGACGCTCATTTGGATAGGAGCG GGGGCGAATGCTGAAGAGAAAGAAATGTCAGTAACGGTCGCTAGAGGCATCTGTAATGGCCA GCAGGTGATCAAGCTTGAAGAAGGGGTTGAGGTTCACGAGTTCTGGGAGGCTCTCGGCGGCAAGGCAGAATACGCCACAGGAACACGATTAAAGGACAGCAACAATGATACACTGGCACGTCTCTTCCAGTGCTCCAACGCATCCGGAAAGATCATGATTGAGGAGATCCTGGACTTTGCTCAAGAG GACCTTAATCAAAATGACGTAATGATCCTTGACGCCTTTGATCAAATTTTCGTTTGGGTTGGGAGTGGGGCGAGAGATTTCGAGAAGAAAGAAGCCCTGGAGGCGGCAATT GAATACCTAGGATCAGAACCCACGGGTCGTACGGAGGCGAACACAGAGCTACTCCACGTGAAGCAAGGGCACGAGCCTTTGGACTTCACTGTCAACTTCCACGCCTGGGACTCAAAGAAATTTGCAGCAATGGAACAAACGATTGATAACGGCCAAAGCGTACCTGGGGCTGCACCCACGAATGCAGAGAGTACAGTCTATCCTGTGACGACTGTTCGTGAG GAGCTGGCCAAATACAATGCAAAACATCCGTACGAGAGACTATCTGATCCAGATCAACCTCTTCCGGAGGGTGTGGATGAGCTAAGGAAAGAG CATTTCTTGACTGATGAAGAGTTTGAAGTCGTGTTTGGAATGACCAAGGATGAGTTCGATGAACTGAAACCATGGAAACAAACAATGTTAAAGAAACAGAAACTTCTTTTCTAA